The Thermococcus sp. genomic interval GGTATATAATTTTGGATATTAAAAATCTGTTGGTAAGTTTTCTTGGACAAAATTTGATGTCCTAGAAAAAGCATTATTATTCTAATGACTCTTGTGTTAGTGACTTTTTGATATCAAAATACCTATCTAAAGAGTAGATGTGCTTCCTTTTTATCTCATCTGTTACTATATTTCCTGGCTATTTTGATAATTCTACATTAATAAGCTCATAAACAAGAAACGGGGCGGCTGGAGAGTCGTGGACATCCGTCAATTTCCGAAGGGGTTTGCCGTTTAATTAGCGGTCTTGCAGAGTTTCATTCTCACAGAAAAGTTTGAACTCAATGAATGGCATTGTCAAAGAAACAAGAAATCTCAGCCCCCGCTCAAAACCGGCATCACCTTGATCTCATCGCCGTCGGTGACCTCGGCGTCGCCCCTCGCGGGATGGCCGTTGATCATGATTATCTTCTCGTGGAACTCGTCGTACCTCGGTATGAGCTCGCGGAGGATTTCGTCAACCTTCCTCTTCCCCTCTATCTTTACGTTGAGCTCTCTTGCCTTTGCGAGGTGTGCGAACGCGCCCATAAGCCTTATCCTGACCATTTCCATCACCGGTGGAGGTTCTCAGGGAGGGCTAAAAAGCTTGTTGGAAGTTGGGAAGAAAAAGAGGGAATCACTCGAGCTTGGTGACCTGTTCGAGCTCTGGAATGACCTCCTCAAGGCCGAGCTCCTTGAGAGTCTCCTTCTTCGGGATTCCACGCTCGTCCCATCCGCGGAGCCTGTAGTACTCGCTGAGCAGTTCGTCGTACTTCTCCTTGTCGAGGTGCTGGCCCTTGTACGGCCCGCTCTTGAGGCCCTCGATGAACCACCTCTTGGGCGGGTAGTCCATGTGCCTGCCCCACTTCTCGCCGAGCTCTCTGACCCAGTAGGCCCTGATGAGGGCGTAGACCCTGTCGGCGGCCTTGTAGAGGTCGTCCCAGGTGTACCTGACGCCGGTGATGGCTTCGAGGAGCTTCGGATAGTAGTCGAGGCTCAGGCCGACCTCGACCCACGGGAGCCTGCACGCGGTGAGCATCTCAAAGAGTCCGCCCCTGAGGCGCTGGAGCTCGATGACCTTGGCGGCTTTCTCCGGGTCGTAGGTTATCTTGTATTCGACCTTCTTGGCCTTCTCGCCCTCGATCGGCGCGGTACCGATCTCCCAGGCGATGACCCAGGCCTCCTTGTGGTGGGCGCCGATGGAGCTGGTGGCGAATGCTAAGGCCATGGCCGGGTAGATGTAGCTGTTGTATCCGCTGACCTCAAGCCCCTTGGCATGCATGGCGAAGCTGTCATCACCGAGCTTTTCGGCCATCCTCATGACGCCCTCTGCCGCGAAGTTGCCGAGCTCGCCGCGCCTGAAGGCGATGTCCTCGACGAGTTGCTTGGCGCCCTCGAAGTCCCCGAAGGTCGGGCCTTCCTTGAGGAGTCCCCTCTCAACGGCCTCCATCACGAAGGAAATCGAGACGCCAAGGGAGATCGTGTCAATGCCGTACATGTCGGCGAGTCTGTTGAGAACCGAGACCTCGTTGAGCTTTCCAATGCCCAAGTTGGAGCCAAGAAGGGCAACGTTCTCGTAGTCAAGCTCGCTCTCTTTTCCTTCAGCGTCAAGGACGACGTTTCCACACGGCATGTTACAGTAGGGGCATCCCCTCTGCTTGACCTTCATGCCCTCCATGGTGTACCCGTCTATGGAGCGGGCGAACTCGAATGAACCGTCCTGGAAGTTCCTGGTGGGCAGTGCCGAGTTCTCGTTCGTCCACTCAACCGCTGCCATCGTCCCCTGCCTGTGCCAGAACGGGTATGCGGGGGAGTTGAGTATTGCCTGGTAGGCCTCCCTTGAGAGCTCGCTCAGCTTCTTCTTGTCGGCGACCGGAATCTCCTTTGTGCCCCTTATGACGACGGCCTTGAGCTTCTTGCTTCCCATGACCGCACCCATGCCGGGCCTTCCGGCGGCCCTTCCCTCCTGGGACATGACGACGGCGTAGCGGACGAGGTTCTCTCCGCCGGGGCCGATGCTGAGGATTCCGACGTTTTTGCCGTGTATCTTTTTGAGCTCCTCCTCTGTCTTGAAGGTGTCGAGTCCCCAGAGGCCTTCGGCGCTGAGTATGCTGACGTTGTCGTTTTCGATGTAGAGGTAAACGGGCTTCTTGGCCTTGCCCTCAACGACTATCGCGTCATAGCCTGCCTTCCTCAGGTGGACGGTCGCCATGGTACCGAGGTTGCCGTCACCGTAGCCGCCGGTGAGCGGGCTCTTGGCCGCGACGACGAGCTTACCGCCGCTCGGAGTCGGGAGGCCGTTGAAAGGTCCGGCAGCAAAGACGAGCTTGTTGTCCGGACCGAGCGGGTCGGCACCCTTAACTTCGTCCCAGAGGATCTTGACGGCGAGACCCCTTCCACCGATGAACTGCTGCGCTATTTCAGGGGAATACTCCTGCACGTGAACCTTGTTGTTGGTCAGGTCGACCCTGAGGATTCTTCCCCACCATCCTTTCATTGCCATATCAGAATCACCTCGAAAGATTTTCGGCTTGAAGGATATAAGGTCTTCGCAAAAGGAAGCGTTTCATACTCAATATGGAGTTAAGTTCATTTGTTAACTGCGCTGCTCGCGGCGGTGCAGATGTGTCCAAAAGTTTATGTGCCCTGTTCTCAAAGATGCACCGGTGGACGGAATGAAAGAGGAGCTGAAGGCCTGTAAAAACTGCCGCTGGTTCGGTGCAATAGACTCGTACTTCCCGACGCATGGAATATGCAGAAGGCACGTGAAAACTGTCCATATGAACTTCGTATGCGACGACTGGGAGCCCCTGTGGGGCGGGATCGAATAGGAGCCTATTTTTTGAAGACCCTCACGTCAACGACGACGTGCCAGACACCGGGGGCGTAGCGTTTGATGACCAGCTCGTTGAGCTTTTCCGCCTCACAGCCGTGCTCTCTGGCTATATCCCGGAACGTCCTGAAAGGCTCATCAGGCATCAGCCTCTCGGGCACGGTGTTGTGGTAGTGGATCACAGCCCCATCCTTCGCTATGCTGAGCGCCTTGGGGATGAACTCGTGGGTTGTAACAACGTAGCCCATGATGACCCTGTCCGCTATGTCCTCGCCGGGGAAATCGCGGTTGTCGAGGTTGTAGGCCGTCATCCTGTCCTGAACCCGGTTCAGCTCAATGTTTTCAACGAGAAAGCGGAATGTATACGGGCTCTTCTCTATCGCTATGACCCTGGCCTTCCCGTGGACGGCCATCGGGAGGCTGAGGTGCCCTATTCCCGCGAACATATCCACTACCAGTTCTCCGGGCCTGGCCACCCTTGCCATCCTGACTCTCTCCTTGACGTTGGCCGGAGAGAACATTATCCTTGCCACGTCCAGCTTGTATTTTACCCCGTTCTCTACGTGTACCGTCACGGTGTCGTTTCCGTAGAGTATCTCGTAGTTGGTCTCCCTGAACTCGCCGCCTATGCGGCCCTTCCTGAGGACGGTCTTGACACCGAGGACTTCCGCATAGACCTCCGCTATGCGATGCCTGTAGGGTTCGAGCTCGGGGCGGATGGGAAGGATCAGAACGTCCCCTATTCGAACCCAGTGCTTTGGGAGTATCTTCACCAGCTCCTCCGGGAGCTCGCGGGACAAAATCTCCCTGATGCGGGGCTTTATCAGTTGCGTCTTCGTCATCGGCCTTACTCAGGCCTGAAACTTTAAAAAACCTTCTCCCGTCATTTCGGCAAAAAGCGAGGAGAAATCCTTAAAAACCTAAAGGGCGAATTTAGACCGAGAAATCCTTCGGAGGTCGATGAGGAGTATGGATGATGAGCCTTCAAGTAGTTGGTTTTCCCGCCTGTTTAAGTCACGTGAAAAACCCGCCCTTCTTGAGCAGAAGCTGAGCCGTGAGGCATACGAGGACTACCGGCGGCTTTTAATGA includes:
- a CDS encoding MoaD/ThiS family protein, whose product is MVRIRLMGAFAHLAKARELNVKIEGKRKVDEILRELIPRYDEFHEKIIMINGHPARGDAEVTDGDEIKVMPVLSGG
- the for gene encoding tungsten-containing formaldehyde ferredoxin oxidoreductase, with the translated sequence MKGWWGRILRVDLTNNKVHVQEYSPEIAQQFIGGRGLAVKILWDEVKGADPLGPDNKLVFAAGPFNGLPTPSGGKLVVAAKSPLTGGYGDGNLGTMATVHLRKAGYDAIVVEGKAKKPVYLYIENDNVSILSAEGLWGLDTFKTEEELKKIHGKNVGILSIGPGGENLVRYAVVMSQEGRAAGRPGMGAVMGSKKLKAVVIRGTKEIPVADKKKLSELSREAYQAILNSPAYPFWHRQGTMAAVEWTNENSALPTRNFQDGSFEFARSIDGYTMEGMKVKQRGCPYCNMPCGNVVLDAEGKESELDYENVALLGSNLGIGKLNEVSVLNRLADMYGIDTISLGVSISFVMEAVERGLLKEGPTFGDFEGAKQLVEDIAFRRGELGNFAAEGVMRMAEKLGDDSFAMHAKGLEVSGYNSYIYPAMALAFATSSIGAHHKEAWVIAWEIGTAPIEGEKAKKVEYKITYDPEKAAKVIELQRLRGGLFEMLTACRLPWVEVGLSLDYYPKLLEAITGVRYTWDDLYKAADRVYALIRAYWVRELGEKWGRHMDYPPKRWFIEGLKSGPYKGQHLDKEKYDELLSEYYRLRGWDERGIPKKETLKELGLEEVIPELEQVTKLE
- a CDS encoding class I SAM-dependent methyltransferase family protein, with protein sequence MTKTQLIKPRIREILSRELPEELVKILPKHWVRIGDVLILPIRPELEPYRHRIAEVYAEVLGVKTVLRKGRIGGEFRETNYEILYGNDTVTVHVENGVKYKLDVARIMFSPANVKERVRMARVARPGELVVDMFAGIGHLSLPMAVHGKARVIAIEKSPYTFRFLVENIELNRVQDRMTAYNLDNRDFPGEDIADRVIMGYVVTTHEFIPKALSIAKDGAVIHYHNTVPERLMPDEPFRTFRDIAREHGCEAEKLNELVIKRYAPGVWHVVVDVRVFKK